The following are encoded in a window of Ricinus communis isolate WT05 ecotype wild-type chromosome 4, ASM1957865v1, whole genome shotgun sequence genomic DNA:
- the LOC8270759 gene encoding protein TRACHEARY ELEMENT DIFFERENTIATION-RELATED 7A yields the protein MERSIHCNRICLLLLLLLYLTTAAHSEARKSKHLLRGPNDHPTSSIIQHINKLKVTKHFDFASLLLQKETMDPSNTDPYVSSPFTLPPYDSLSPIPLPENAPPYCIYPPNTPQPPSTTNPTPTGGSPSPPFYYLPPILPLPSPPPGPTTAVPSPPKTVPIPNPPQIVPSPPETIPSPTIYFPSPPGPTLSPPYFGPSPPSYIPSPPSFVPSPTGFVPSPTVFLPPIVYPPPIAPPPPPSKGAPQALWCVAKPSVPDPIIQEAMNYACGSGADCDSLQPSGPCFEPNTLFAHASYAFNSYWQRTKVAGGTCSFGGTAMLVTVDPSYDGCHFVYN from the exons ATGGAAAGAAGTATACACTGCAATAGAATTTGTCTTCTTCTACTACTACTACTCTATCTTACTACTGCTGCTCACTCTG AAGCAAGAAAATCAAAGCACCTACTTCGAGGTCCAAATGATCACCCAACAAGTTCTATCATCCAGcacataaataaattgaaagtgaCAAAGCACTTTGATTTTGCTTCATTACTTCTCCAGAAAGAAACAATGGATCCATCAAACACTGACCCTTATGTGAGTTCACCATTTACTTTGCCACCTTATGATTCATTATCCCCAATTCCATTGCCCGAAAATGCCCCTCCATATTGCATTTATCCCCCAAATACCCCACAGCCCCCTTCCACAACAAATCCAACTCCAACAGGAGGATCACCCTCACCACCCTTCTACTATCTACCACCTATTCTTCCCCTCCCAAGCCCACCACCAGGCCCAACCACTGCAGTTCCAAGCCCACCCAAAACTGTACCAATCCCAAACCCACCTCAAATAGTTCCCAGCCCACCAGAAACTATACCTAGTCCAACTATCTACTTTCCAAGCCCGCCAGGGCCCACTTTGAGTCCCCCTTACTTTGGGCCTAGCCCACCAAGTTACATCCCAAGCCCACCTTCTTTTGTTCCATCTCCAACTGGGTTTGTTCCAAGCCCAACAGTTTTTCTACCGCCGATAGTGTATCCGCCGCCAATAGCACCGCCACCACCTCCGAGCAAAGGTGCACCCCAGGCGCTATGGTGCGTAGCCAAGCCCTCCGTGCCAGACCCAATCATTCAAGAAGCAATGAACTATGCTTGTGGATCTGGTGCAGATTGTGACTCTCTCCAGCCCAGTGGCCCATGCTTTGAGCCCAATACATTGTTTGCTCATGCTTCCTATGCCTTTAATAGTTATTGGCAGAGAACCAAAGTGGCTGGTGGCACTTGCTCCTTTGGAGGAACTGCTATGCTTGTTACTGTGGATCCAA GTTATGATGGTTGCCATTTTGTCTACAATTAA